A window of Chrysoperla carnea chromosome 3, inChrCarn1.1, whole genome shotgun sequence genomic DNA:
CAATGTCTCCTCGATTGCGGATCCACTGCATCGCAAGATCGAAGAAATAATGCAAATAGGTGCGCAAAGACTGGCGGAAACGGCCATGGCTAGTCCAGGGATCAAGGTAATTTCCCACTCCACGTGTTGGGGTTGGATAAAAGAGAATTCTTTTATCTTTTAATGTTACCCAACTGTATAAACGTCACGTACACATTTAGTATATAAGCAGGTGGAGTGAGTATACTTCATTAGTATGTCTCAAGACGATCTTACACTCAGTCAACAATTAGAGGAATACTTAACTTATCCTCAAGAAACACAATTTGATTTTCAACAAGAATTAAATTTGGCTTGTGACGAAGATATTGAAAATGCCGAAATCACGTCGACCAATTCAAGTTTCGAGTGGGTCCGAGTCGGAGAGCGACCAAGAAATTCAAACCAAGAAGAGGAAAGTGCAATTCAACCACGACGACATGTGTCAGACTCAGGATCTGATAGCGGGAGGAGTCATGGAACGAGAAGACGACGAAGAGCCGAACAAGGAGGACACATTCCTAAACTGGCTCGAGTTGATATGGATAGACAACGTGACCATTCACAAACTTCTACCAGCTATGATCCATTGCCAGAAACGCCTTGTGGAGCAGCGGAATCTGGCCGGAAAGAGAATTTTGTACCCGATAATTTTAGCATTGAAGGAGTTTATGAAAGCTTTGCTGACGAAGTCAAAAAATCGAAAGAGTACATTGACCAAAACATCATGGTTGGATTTCGAGAAAGAGCTCCGAGGAGACGCATCATTCACGACGTTTACGAACGAGACACTTCCGGCGACGGTGTTCGAGATGTTGAACGAGTGTTACAACAACATTTCGCCGGAACAGTGTTTATCGTCGCAACCCACACAGACCACTACCACGTCCTCCATGATTGCACCTATCATTCCTATCAATGCAGATGCGTCCGAATCGCAAATTGGCCAACAGACCGATGCAATAGAACAGTTGTTTCGGCAAGGACCTACAGTTTCCAACACTGGAGTAACACCACAACATATCTGTTTAAAGGAGAAAGGTCAATTATCCACTGCGAGATCGCCGGGCGAACCTGCATACGAGGTggtaaaactagatatatataCCCCTTCAAGAACATTCGCAACAAGGAAAAGAAAGACTACTGGAAGGAGGCGAGAATACGGACGCAGTTCAACATCTCCTCCATTGCGGACTCTCTTCACAGGAAAATCGAAGAGATAATACAAATAGTAGCAAACAGAATCAACGAAACGGAGAAAACAATAGAAGAAAAGGAGACAAAATTCTGAATTGGCTTAAAATGCATTTATCAGCTCCCTTGTCTCTTATTTTCAATACTTCTATTTATCACCAAAGTGATTTTGTGTATACTTATAACAAGTCACATCCGTTACTTCAAaccgtttcaaatattttagctaCGCAAATTATGGACATGTCGTTTAATGAACTATATGATTTTTACAACGAAGCAGAAGTGTGTATTTTTAATGCGCCTAATGGTAATATTTCggaatattattatgatgtgAACCAATCATTGGATATACTGGACGCTTTAATTAAGTTTCAACATCCTGatgattttttggatttaaaaaaaaatgtatatcaaatatttgataagaCTTTGACTAAAATAAacacattacaaataatatccGAACCATCGGcaggaaaaacatattttgtggATGTTATATTATCATATAGTTTATGTTTTGGTTCAATTGGCAACTTTAACCGATATTGTAATTTTCCTTTGCAAGAGGCAATTGCTAAACGAACATTAGTCTGGAATGAACCAAATTGTGAACCTGCGGCTCACGACATGATTAAAATGCTGTTTGGAGGAGATAACTGCCCTGCTCGTATTAAACATCAACCAGATGGTCTTGTAACACGCACTCCAGTATTTGTAACTTCTAATAACGTGGTTTTCCCGGTATCAAAAGCATTTGAAGATCTTTTCATACactgttaaaaatgtttgtaaaattaccatttttttactCAACATAAGGTGCTTAAATTACTAATCAGTGTTTACGAATTcaaattataacacattttgagtaattttaagcaatatatgaaaaaatttactaatatgcGGTGTAATTTTACAATCGTTAAGTATAAATTCTAGTTGtattgtaattttacaaaactgtttattaaatttttatagcaaactgcaaaaatttacgaaaattctTAGTAATTtgagttacaaaatttttttggcaaatttacaaaatatttgatagttCATATTACCGTGAAGCAATGAAAATTTacgaacttttttattatttttacaattttgactGTAAAATTATGTCACGCATtgtataaatactaaaaaacatTACTTCTCATAAGCTATATGTAATATTACTAAactgtttgtaaattttcgtgACCAAGCTTATCAAATTAACAAACATTTCTGgtcttttaatataataattttgttataaatttacaaaaaaattttgtaatttaaattacaatcaaagtattaaaaactcaaaacatctttttgataattttaaaatttttgttgtaaaacaaCTAAACGCACTGGAAAACTactcaaaaacattattttctatCAGCCCTGTGTAATTTCACTCagcattttgtcaattttcattaccaaactttttaaatttacaaaaattgtttgtgtttCAAATGACTCATTTAGTtgtgaatttacaaaaaaattttatattataaatacaacacaagcattgaaactttttaaaattttttttataattttacactttttgtgGTCAAATTATTCAATGCtttttaatttcgataaaagatttcaGTTTCCTTAAGCAACTTGTATTATTGTCAAGCAGACTATCAATAGCATTCTCCGTATTTTCATTTACATTATTGccttgtaaaattttgaaaaataattttaagagaatttatttgaaatttaataatctttccattattttcattattttgattgtaaaattataCAACATTTCATGAAATTAACTGATATAtcagattaatattttattaaaaaaaccaaaattatttgtattttaatttaccatAGTCTCCTGCAGAAtcacaaaaaaagtatttatcgaCTTGACtgtaaaatcatttcaaatttaacaatttctcaatcattattattacttatacaattataattacattttttttattcaatttgaatacATACTGTTAAAAATCTTCAAgccaaatttttgaataatataaatttttaaataaaattttgttttagggaaaaatgaaatacatgtattttattttacttataaagcattgatttcttttcttatcgattttttttataattatcattcAGATTTTAAAACTCACTTTGCATTTAAACGTATTATTTTCTCTTAGTTGATTTTATGTATggagaatttttatataaactattatttttattattaaatattcgaTGATGGCTTAGAGATAAAAATTCTTAGTACATAAAAAACGTCATCGGCTTAACCTTGAATTGTTTAAATTCCATTTTCCtttgtaaaaatcatttcaGTAGTTTCTTCTTTCTTGAAGACTACCTTTCTTCCATTCACCTAAAAATAGTCATCttataatatatgattttttatgttttcacgaatcattttaattatttcaaataaataagtcGAATTATGTAactgaatattttcttttacatttttattttatttggaatcattactttttgtttttttaatattgaatattctaattctccataaatttttattttatttataaaatatgttttcttttaaactataaagttttgtatatttatactaAAGTAAATAATCATTCactgtactaaaaaaaataaattcatctgATCTGTTTTGAGAAATGCTCTCAATGTGTCGTCAATGACTCGTCATTCGAAGTATTTTCGatcgaaaattaaatacaagtatacggatgtaaaaaaaaataagtatacgGAGGTCACATTAAATATTTGGTTAAGCCTTAACGTAACtttttagatttaataatagttgaataaatcgtaataataatattaataataataataaccgtTGTGGTTATTGTtgctaaaattatttcaattaatatcattttgataaatacccagtaattttataataataaggtTATGTAGAAAGAGTGTATACATTAGAAAATAATCCAAACATTAAAAACTTAACGTGTGTATgtgtatacacacacacacataattgTGTATTAGTCCTTAATAGTATACATTATACGTCTATACGGCTGTAGCATGATCTTTTGTTTTGGCGGTAACTCGGCTGGGTTTGCCGGCACGACAATACATATAGTGACACTTGTTTTAGTGGTGGGACAGTTGTGAGTAGTACACGAAGGTTGTAACGTCGTTTTACActcaatacttttatttatttgtgtggactattaataatatatattaaatgtgaaaatgattataaatcattaattaataattatttatgtgaaTAAAGTGTTAGTCATTTGTTTATTACGCATCTGGATTTTTTCAAAGCAATTTTGTGCTACGGACATCAACGTTAATAAATTTGCGGTATGTAAAATCCAGTTAATTATAGGTATATAAATTTCTTCTACGTCTCTCatacaaagaatatttttttttattgattttttatttagtatctatctttatttattaataaatccacttttataattttacgttATTATAGTTCAAAtcaaacagaaagaaaaattattcatctattaaaattaaagcaagTTGAATGCACATTTGTTTTccataacattttttaacaaattatttattcattcataaataaaaaataatatttttatatctatatttttttatatctattaaaaatcgattaaaaataatatttttatatctatatgatatgaataaaataactaattgaaACAAAAGAATGGAATTCGATATAATTAGGTTATGCATAGTTTTATATCACAACAAAAAGGAataatttagtaataaataaatgattggaAATTAGTTTTCCTtcaagttttattaatatttatttttaataaattgataataatacgtgttatcaactttaaaaacctaaaataaaaattataattaaacaccAACAAACATTTCAActgtttttcactttttaatttattttattgatgaggctttgtttttttttgtattgaggAAATGTATGAGAGTATGTTTGcggataaaattataataaatgataatgcAAAAAAACTACAGAATTAGTTGTTTCAATCGTGATTATTCTATAAGAAATcatgttggttttttattttcgagactgaccttttgatttatttttaatcgacAAATGTAGTTTCACAAGtaccgaaatttttttaaacaaaaattttttttattcaatttaatatcaGTTGTTTATTGTAAATTCATACTAAATTAGTATGATTTTTCTTGTTGATTAGAAAAAGAAGTTACCAAGTAAAATCTTTATcacatttaataaaacttaattttcaaagAACGGAATTTTcggatttataaatttatgaaatctaAATCTAAACTTATAATCACTTATAAATTCAAAGTCTAAACGCACAACCActtaagaaatttaattgtctaatatttattatgattttcttacatacatgaaaatttgtatacacaTAAAGACatccaaataatatatattcataaatacttgataatatttttaaacaaattttattgaaatttgttcCAGATTTTTGATTCGTCaatcagttttaaatattatattattatacttcaTTAACATTTTTGCGATAAAATTAATGTCATTTAGCCAATTATAACAGTActtaagtatataataatagaatataaatatgttacgtttttttaattttaaaattattaaacaataaaaatgtttagaatggatattttaaattagtataagTATACATTGAATTGTATTATCacgtaaattgtataatttaaaaattgccaACGAAATGTTTTACTGTCAATTCTGTAGTTTTGTGCATGTAAAGTTTAATTGTTATCTAAAACATGTTAAAGATCACTCTAGCTTGACAGATAAATTAGTGTGTGGATTTAACCGTTGTAATAAAGTATACACTGTATTAACATCACTGCAAAGTCACGTTCATCGTTGCCAtagtattaaaacaattaatgacGTTTCTTCATCAGTAGTAAATAATGTTGTTAATACTGCTACTCTCCTTTCTGAAGCATGTTCAGTAGAGTTTTGTacccaaaaatttattgataaaaagcAAATGATGAGTCATTTAAAAATCCACATAAACGATGGTATTAAGATAAAGTGCGGCTATTTAAATTGTGACAAAACTTATAGTatagtaaattcattttcatcGCATGTCACAAAAGTTCATAAAGACAAAACAACTATGCAACAAACATCTGACTCAAATAtcagtaataataatgtaatagatTCAAATATTAGCAGTAATAACGTAATTAATTTCACTGATACAGTCGTTGAACGTGATGATAATTCAATAGATGATTTATTATCTGTTGGTGAACATCATCAAgactataaaaaacataattcggatatttttttaatgaatttggcgcatttttttttaaagttagagTTCAAGTTTTCTTTACCAGCATCCACAGTGCAGTATATAGCGACAgaaatgtgtaaaataaataaaaccaatgatcaaattataagaaataatttacttATACATCTGAACAAATGCAATATTTCCGTAGATGTCACTACAGATATTATTGATagctcttttaaaaataatttatttgataatattgatGAATTTTTAGGAACAAGTTTCAAACGTagaaaatattaccaaaaaaattttccatacgtTAACCCAGTTCAAATTCCGCTTCCCACACCAAATggaaaaaaacgtttttatcaCTATGTTCCCCTGAAAGAAacactgaaaaaattattttataacaaaactctCACACATGAATTAAACTTTAATCTACCGAAAAACAATAGTAATGTATTTAGAGATTTCACTGACGGAAGTGTATTTAaagagaataaattttttcaagacaATCCAGGTGCGctgcaattaattttatatcaagatGCTTTTGAAACAGTCAACCCATTAGGTTCAGCTAAatctaagtataaaattttagctgtttatTTAAGCATAGGCAATTTTCCAGATAGAATCAGATCTCATGTTAATTCAATGTATCTGGTAGCATTAAGTAAAGAGAAAAGTTTTGATCACCATgcaatttttggtaaaatcgTTGAAGATCTTAAAGAAATTGAAACTGTGGGTGTTGAATTTGCGCCGGGTCAATTTATCAAAGGTTCCTTAGTATTTATAACTGGTGATAATTTAGGGAGTCATGGCTTAGGGGGATTCACTGAAAACTTCAGCACATCGCAATATTTTTGTCGGTACTGTTTGATCACCAAAAATTCATTCGAATCAGATGATGGTATATTCGAAATTTATCCTGAGAGAACGATtgattcatataaaaaagttataaataaattagataagAAAAGAAGACCTCGTATCAGAATCAAGaaggtgataaaaaaaaaaccattaataaTTCAAGGTATTAAATTTGATTCTGCTTTCAATAAGTTAGGATTTTATCATGTCTGTCTTCCTGGCTTACCTCCTTGCTTAGGACACGATGTTTTCGAAGGTGTACTTGCGTATGACGGTAAATTGTTTCTCGATTATCTGGTTGAACAGGATTGGTTTTCatacaaacaattaaataaaagaatagaaatttttaaatactctcCTGAAGATCAACGTGACAAATTATGCTCTGTATCGCCAAAGTCTCAGAAGTTGTCAGGCGCTGCTTGTCAATTATGGACGTTTATTCGATTACTGCCGCTACTaatacatgataaaattgatGATGATGAGAATCCTGTTtggaaatgtattttattgctatccgaaataattgaaataatatgtgCTCCTGCGATACACGAGACTTGCATCGTTTATGTACATTTACTTATTTGCGAGTACATAGACTTACGTCGAACATTATTTCCACTTAAATTACTCCGTCGAAAACATcactattttaaacattatggAGAACTTATTCGCAAATTTGGACCGTTAATGAAGTCATGGACTCTACGTAGTGAGAGTAAACATTGTTTTATGAAACGTGCAGTacgattttcaagaaattttataaatattacgaaATCACTGAGTATCAAACATGAGCTATATCAATGTTTTGTTCGTTCGGGTGGAGAGATTAAGTCtgatattgaattgaaaaacacCGTAAAATTAAACGTGGGAAAATACAATGAAGCTATTAGACAAGCTTTAGCGAAGTTTGAACTATGTAAAGAAACTGTAGATGAGTGTCATGAAATCGTTAAAAACGGTATAACATACCGTAACGGCGATGGATTATTTATTTCACGATCTggatatcaatataaaataattgtcgGCAAAATTTGCATAATATTGTATGATTTTGTTGAAGTGTATTTTGTAGTGGAGGTGTTAGAAACTGAATTTATCCCTTACTTAGGCTTGTATAAATTAGGAAAAGCAACAGGTTACCAATGCTTGAAAATTAATCAACTGATaagtttagaaaatttacaTATCTATAATACGAAGTCTTTTTCATGTGTTAAGCCAAAATATGGATTAGTTGAACAGAGTTTACATGAATACTAAAGATTTTTAAGTCTCAAACACGCAAATAATTTGATGATAAGCCCACTAGCAAGGTTAATTTTAAagggcaaaataaaaaaaaacaatttattaatttaatgtgaTATCATACTCAAGAAATATGAATGAAGTGTACTTTtatgatatcaaaatttaaatgtaaaagtataaAAGTGGATTATATACTTAactccaaaatatttataagctgTGGCACATAATtagtacataataataattaaaaagtcaaTACATGAgactacaaaacaaaaatgtaatcataatttaaaaatattttgaaaaataaatacataaacttCTAACTTTATCGCATagcttaaaaattgtaataaaaatgcatttgtaaaattttaaaactgattGACAACAGCAACAACAGAGTCATGGCGTCGTTGTTCAAGGTCTGTTCAATTACTAAGCCAGATGAGCGGAAAATAGTAAAAGCTGACTCAATTGAAAAGCTCATTGCTGCAGCGATAGATAAATTAAAGCTTGGAGAGTGGAAGTAtaaggtattttaatttttacttttatgttttgtttttttcttctcatataatactattaaaacttatgtatattttaaaactttaatgaaagaaaatacTGTTGGactcgaatttttttattattatagttaataattataatcaattattgaattttctttaatacattcaaaattcaatgatccatttagaaaatcttttgagccaaatttgataaaaatgtttattcccTAGAacttattgttttttctttttcactgAAATGGgtcaaacaaatattaaatgtagtCAAGAACAAcactgtttttcttttatacataaactttttgcctatgtaaaatttataatttttattattcaaacagGTTTACACCGATGATTTTACTGAAATAGATGAAGATGATATTTTGATTCACTTGGCTAAAGTCAAAGAAACTCAAGGACAGCAACTTGTTTTAACTATTGTTCCTGACGGAATTGATTGGAACAAAACAACTGCTCAAAAATATGCTCTGGATCAACATGCAGGTATTTTTtcatagattatttttaaattgaaaaaatataactaattatatatttattttttatttcagaagtACCTAATGAAAATACTCCTACAAAACCTTCCAATGTACGTCAAGCAACAGCAAATAATAGTTCATCACACTCAGGAGCAACTTTATCGCAATTGGATCATTTGTCGAAAATCTATCCCAAATTTTCGACACATATTCAGACAATTTTACGTAAAGGCGAGAATTTAAAACCAAAAGAAAGGACGCAAATTGTGCACACAGTAcgtgattatattatttatgatttgaaAGATTTGAGTCTAGGTACTGCAGGAGCTATCAGTACTCAACTCGTTTCAAAATATGAGGAAAACTTTACGACAAAGATGGGCAGTATTGATGGTGAGATTCAGTCTTTACAGCAAGCTGTATATAGCGCAgttcgttatcaaaaaaaaagtcaagGGGAAGATGTCTGTAAAGTGTCTGACTCTTTAGCTGATAATGATGACGAGCTTGTCGATAAGCCGAAGATGCAGGATGAATACGGTTGTGTAGCGTATTTACCAGTTCAACCGCCGTCTGAAGAATTAAAGTCGATGTATCAACAACGATCGGAATTGATAGATGAATTTAAAACACGGGGTGACGAATTGACCGATGAACAACTGACTTCAATGCAAGAAACCTATTATCTGCAAAGAAAGGATGTACATGTGGAACCGGATTTATCAGTAATTTTCGAGCTATGGCCTTTTTTCCATCACTATAAACTAATTATCCAGCACGCTGATGAATTATTAGGCAAAAATACAAGTTCTACATGGAAagaatctttacaaaaattggCAAAGCCTATTAATCGTTGGgcaaaaaatgaagaaattgctCGAGaagtaaaagttaaaaataaaaaaagtgcaATAGATGAAGAAAGAAGGTTTGTTCGTGATAGACTGAAACTGGCAACCAAGTACAGtgagaaatttaaaaacgaCATACCTTATCAAACGGTTGTCTTTGAATTCATTGTCAAATATATGAAGGAGGATTCGACATTTCTGTACAATCTCATAAGTgtaagttgtaaatttttttactattctgaatcacaaatattaataaattaataatacgaTGTTCAATATAaccataattgtttttataggaAGACATGGAAGATGCGAAAATGTTGGATTCCATTCCTGTTGCAAATCCTGTTTTAGTAATTCGAGGTAcggaaattttgtatatttttatcaaattcataagataacttttttttcttaatagagaaaaaatttgaGTTGTGTTCATAATGTTATCATACTATTTTTTTACGTATTTGTTCTTGAATAATGATTTTACTAATACTAATcgcttaaataatttaaaataaaatttttaaatatattttttttttgttttaggccAAGATTTACATGATGCCGAAAATTTATACGATATAGTTATAAACAAAGAAATTATCATACATGCAAAATCTTTTTCTGAAGGGCTTTTAACAACATTTCTATGCTATTACGTATTTCGGATTGCTTATCCCCAAGAAATCGAGGGAACACTCGAAGCAATTCAGCGGTGAGTACTAAAgaattaattctaaaaactttttcataaattaaatttttttatgcttaaaTTAAGAAAGCtcgttaacaaataatattattttatgatagatCTTGActtaattgtataatataacTATTCTGTGATATTATCACGTACATGCACGGTTGGAAATATCTAAAATAACCGAAACATATTTAATTGCTGTAAAATGATTAGTTAtcaagaataaaatattgaatcgaatataatattattggatGATAAAGCTTatgatttttactttaaagGTACTGAAAAGTTTCATACTTAATCCTcggtcttaaaaaattaatattgttcacAATTTTGAGTAAATAATGTTGTTTTCCTATGAGCTTCTCGATTTAATATActgatttttctttacttaGACATATTCTTTGACTCACATTCAATAtctagattttatatttttaagattttactgAAAAATGTTATGTAGCATTATATTTCAGTTTCCAGATGATCTTTCAGAAATAGTTCTACGTGATTTTTCTTCgacattttttaactttctatttgaaatataatataaatttttactgtttacttttttaaatttatttaagatttaattttcattacagATTATTCTTACTGATTTGTCCCCCGAAGGGTACGAAGAGAGGCGGTAAAAGAAAAGCAACCAAGATTCATCCTAAAGTCACCAAGATGACCAAAGATATTGACTGCTACCTCGCAGATGACTGATACGAACTAATATccatagttttttttacattttaagtatattatctatgtatatgaGAACTTTATTTCGACatgaagtaaatttattttatttcattataaaactcAGTGctgatataattcaaaaaatgtttgccaTATTATACGATGTACAACAAACATTTTATGCTTCTGctgatattaatatttcattaaagttaataaatagttttcttataaaatttattcatatcttaatttttaatttgtcaatgacgttttatttttaatgagtaTTCATTTACGATAACGGCTTACAGGTTAACTGGAAGCATGTAAATAGCTAACAGTATTCATTGCAgatattttgggaaaaattagTGCATcagtttaattttcattaagaacTATTCAATTAACGTAATTACAGAATTGTTGAGTTGCGAAACTATTttagagtaaaaaattttaagaaaaattgtgaTGAAAAAAAAGACACcggtaattttaataatcttaattGAGCTTAATCGAACGATATAATTGCAACATTGTATCGTAAATGTACTTATTAAATTTACTGTCACtgctttgtaaattttgtaattattaaataaaataattattaaataataaaattaattattaattataaaatgttttgtaattttgttaaacCTAATCGAAGTAAATTAAATCGAATAATTACAATACTGCTCAGTAAATTCACTAagcattttatgataaattattcgataaaattacaaatcagTGTAGGAAAATTactaatcaaattttatgtaaccgtttagtaaatttcaaaaaatatttcgtaattTAATCAAACCTTATTGAAGTGAATTGAATGGTATAATTACAATACTACATAGTAGATTTACTAAGCATATTTATGATCATTTGTtgaatataattacaaaactGTATAGGAAAATTACTAATGGAATTTTCTGTCACCGattagtaaatttcaaaaaatgtttcgtaattttatcaaattgtaTTGAAGTGAATTAGCTGGTAGAATTAAAACACTGCATGGTAAATTTACTCAGCCTTTTTATCGGAAATTAATCACTAAAATTACAAACTTGTTTAGTAAAATTACGAAACAAATTTTCTGTAATTGTTTGGTAAATTTCACAAactattttgtgattttctcaAACTAAATTGAAGCATTTTGTGTagtaaatttactaaaaagttTTGCGTTAAAACTTCCTAgacatttttggtaaaattaccaaagaaatttttaacagtGTATCTATAGCTTCCATCTTTGGataaaacttgtattttaaCCACTAAGGAGTAATGAAAAGAACGAGATACACTGCACTAACTATAATAGAATTGGGAATTGCTTGGAAACGGTAGAGTTGAGCGAAAATAAAGATTGAAATCTAACGCAATTAGGAAAGTTGCAACATTTAGGAAATAAATTCATTCACGGCTCAGAAATTTGGTACCTGAAGAAACAATGGTGTATCTTCCTTGGAAAAAcgaatatttagaaa
This region includes:
- the LOC123296415 gene encoding uncharacterized protein LOC123296415; the encoded protein is MASLFKVCSITKPDERKIVKADSIEKLIAAAIDKLKLGEWKYKVYTDDFTEIDEDDILIHLAKVKETQGQQLVLTIVPDGIDWNKTTAQKYALDQHAEVPNENTPTKPSNVRQATANNSSSHSGATLSQLDHLSKIYPKFSTHIQTILRKGENLKPKERTQIVHTVRDYIIYDLKDLSLGTAGAISTQLVSKYEENFTTKMGSIDGEIQSLQQAVYSAVRYQKKSQGEDVCKVSDSLADNDDELVDKPKMQDEYGCVAYLPVQPPSEELKSMYQQRSELIDEFKTRGDELTDEQLTSMQETYYLQRKDVHVEPDLSVIFELWPFFHHYKLIIQHADELLGKNTSSTWKESLQKLAKPINRWAKNEEIAREVKVKNKKSAIDEERRFVRDRLKLATKYSEKFKNDIPYQTVVFEFIVKYMKEDSTFLYNLISEDMEDAKMLDSIPVANPVLVIRGQDLHDAENLYDIVINKEIIIHAKSFSEGLLTTFLCYYVFRIAYPQEIEGTLEAIQRLFLLICPPKGTKRGGKRKATKIHPKVTKMTKDIDCYLADD